In a single window of the Diachasmimorpha longicaudata isolate KC_UGA_2023 chromosome 16, iyDiaLong2, whole genome shotgun sequence genome:
- the LOC135170251 gene encoding uncharacterized protein LOC135170251 produces the protein MRFNVREADWEKFEATLDKEALERLADHPLNLPADVERMAEILGDVLTKACEDSIPRRKHYRRANPWGTVELTSKRKLLERVHYHESNANPWGFHYKYAADTLPVGTVPSTFRTANGATLTVRQTTKVRLDTHVPDDDPNEDTPEHTDIRERGRNLRVQTEDAPDVADNQLNGFVKTLTKDKAPGCDLIEVRVLKADVMTMPNIFTRLFNACLTHGVFPIVWKIGTIRALLKAFHKDVLHRILAVKVLTEEKISGRLYGLLPERSTKDE, from the exons atgcggttcaacgttcgagaggccgactgggaaaagttcgaggcgacccttgATAAGGAGGCCCTTGAGAGACTTGCGGACCATCCGCTGAATCTtccagcggatgttgagagaatggcagaaatactgggtgacgtactcacgaAAGCCTGCGAAGATTCGATACCGCGCAGGaaacattaccgtcgcgcgaatccgtggggGACCgtggagctgaccagcaaacgcaagttg CTGGAGAGGGTACATTATCacgaaagcaacgcgaatccctggggctttcacTACAAATACGCGGCGGATACATTGCCAGTAGGCACGGTACCCAGCACATTTAGAACTGCGAATGGCGCGACACTCACAGTGCGTCAGACTACTAAGGTACGGTtagacacacacgtacccgacgatgaccccaacgaagacacaccgGAACATACAGACATTCGCGAACGCGGGAGGAACCTAAGGGTtcagacagaggacgcaccaGACGTGGCGGACAACCAACTTAACGGtttcgtaaagacccttacgAAAGACAAAGCCCCCGGATGCGATTTAatagaagttagggtcctgaaAGCCGACGTGATGACGATGCCCAATATCTTCACCAGACttttcaacgcctgccttacgcacggcgttttccccatcGTTTGGAAAATCGGCACAATCCGTGCACTCCTCAAAGCatttcacaaggat gtccttcacAGGATCCTGGCGGtgaaagtccttaccgaggagAAGATATCAGGACGTCTTTATGGCCTTCTGCCTGAACGCTCCACGAAAGAcgagtag